The sequence tccccaggtcAGGCCCAGGCACAGTGGGGCTTCGTAAATGCAAGCTGCATCTTCCCTGTCTCCAACCCTCCACAGCCCACATTTGGACCCACTGCTTCTCAGACATCTCCATGACAACCAGGGCCTTGGAAGAGCTGGATGGAGGCCTGGGCAACTGCCAGGCAAGTGCGGACCTCTCTGCACTGGATGACCGCTATCCAGGCCGGCCTCAGGAGAACAGGACTCGAGGTGCCCGCGGGGGTACTGGCAGCATGAAACTCATGCCCCCATCCTCCCGTTGAGCCAGGTGGCTCATCTTCAGAGACCAGGACTTGGACTCCTACATTGGCTTAAACTGTACTCCTGGTTCTCACCTCTGGCCCCTTGGTGCCTCAGGGAGCCTCAGGTCTGTGAGGAGCCCAAAAAGCAGAGAGGCTTGGCCACACAGGTTGGGGTTCAGATCCCAGCCTGCCAGGGAAATACTATGTGCCTTTGGGCAAGGCTGCTTCTGAGTCTGTCTGTTTTACAATCTATAAAGTAGGAGCAGGCCCTTGCCCAGCAGAGCCCGGTGGAGGGTGGGATTGGCCTGGGAACCTCATGACCTTGAATCTCCCTTTTTCCCCACCAACAGTGATGCCCAGGCTGGCTGACTCCAGCGGCTGGCCCCAGGTGAGTAGCTGGGGCCCTCGGGTTTCAGCCCAGAATGCCCCTGCAGTCAGGGACATGCTGGCCAGGGGGATGGGTTTCTACAGCCCATGGCAAAGGCTTGAGCTCCCTCACAGGAAAGATGGGAAGGAAACACCTGGGATGACTGGTGACTCCCCACAGGATTCTCGGGAGCCTGAGGCTGAGGGCAGTCCCACAGGCGGAGTGGATGCCAGGcccaagaagacagaaaaggggcCTGTGGCCAAAGTGGCCCCAGGACCCAGCAAGGAGAGGCTGAAAACAGGAGCAAGTGGGTTTGCAGGAggcaggggtgaggtggggacTGGGTATGGACTGGCATGGGGAGTCAGTCCTGGGCTGGTCTTTGgacctgggggcagggggagacaGGGTGCAATGGGAGCTTCTGGCTGAGTGGTGTCCAGGTGTCACAGGCAGTAACTAAAAGGGCTGGGAGCCTCTGCTAATTCATGATTCAGCTAATTATCTTCTAGAATATTCTCCACATCCTATTGAAGCTGCCAAGCTTAGTTCCCCTACTCAGAGCTGCACAGCCAGGGCAGGACTGAGCCAAGTTTAGGGTGTCGGTCTGCTCCTTGGTGCCACCCTCAGCCAAGCACTTGCTCGTGCAGCCCCCCGGAGTCCCGTGCGGAAAAAGGCACAGGCTGTGCCACCCCCGCAGCCGCCCCCACCACCCCCGGCCCTGAGCGAGGAGCTGCCCTGGGGAGACCTGTCACTCAACAAGTGCCTGGTGCTCGCCTCGCTTGTGGCGCTGCTGGGCTCAGCCTTCCAGCTATGCCACGGTGAGCCTGCACTCCCAGGGTCGGATCTGTGCTCCCCTCCATGGACAGGCCCGTCGCCCCCCCTCCTGCTTTGAGCACCCCCTTCCCCCTAGCATGGACCTTGTGCGGGGTTACTCCTCTGCCCTCCTTGCCTTGTGCACCTTGTTTAGAGACCAACTGTGCTATTCCAAAGTCCGGCCTGGGCCCCTCTCTGCAGGACCAGCTTTGCttgcttccttccccttcccccactaTGGACCTTGAGGGGGCTTCCCCTCCCATTATGGACATTAGTGCACTTCCCTCCCCCATAAACAGCCCCCCTCCATGGACCTTGCATGCCCAGGATGGGCTGTGTGCACCCCACATTTGGTGATGCACTCCTTTCTCCTGCACCAGGGTGCTTCTGCAGCCCGTGGAGAAACATGACCTGTTCTTTTGCAACTGGAATGAGGGAGgtttggggggaaggaggggcCCCGCAGCCGGGGAGACCCGGACTCGCTTCCCAGAGCCTGGAGGGATCCAGCCCAACCTCAGCATACCCACTGGAGTGCGGCTGGTCCCCTTCGCCTGTCCCCAGGCAGAGAGCTCTCACGGGAGGGTCTGGAAAGAACAGTGTGGTGGGCCTCTCGGTGAAGGCTGATATACATCACCTCTGTTCCTCTCCCAGATGTGGTGTCTGGGGAGGCGGATGCCCCAGCACCTGTCCCTGAGCCATGGGTCCCACCAAGCTCGGCCCCAAAGGAGCCAGCTCCGCTCCTGGTAAGTGTTTCTTTCAACGACACTGGGCAGAGGGGCCCTCATTCAGGAAAGGGGTCTAGGCCAGTAGTGTAGGCCTGCGCTGATCCCACCACCCTACACTGCGGCGTTGCAGCCTACGCCCGTGGCCTTGGTGCCCCCATCCGGATCCCCTGTGCCCCAGGTGAAGGCAGGGAAGAAGACTGAGGTTCCTGGGAGCACGGAGGCTGTAGAGAAGGACGAAGGGGAGGCCACTGGGAAGGAGTGCTCGCCCCTGGCCCACCGAGGGCCCAAGGAGAGGCAGCAGAAAGAGAGTCCACGTAAGGAGAGGCGCCGGAAGGAGGAGAGACCGCGGAGGGAGGAGAGACCACGGAAGGCGGAAAAGCCACGGGCCACTAGGGAGCCCCGGGGAGTCCTACCCCGGGGCTGGGAGGCACGCGAAGAAGGCCATCGGCAGTGGGTGAGGGACTCCCGAGACTCTGAGCACAGGAAAAGGCAGGCCTGGGCTTCCCCACGGCGCCCCGGCGAGGAAGACCGGCCTCCGGGCCGCCAGAAGCACCGCTCTGGCAAGTGGCGGGACTGAGCCGGGTCTGGATCCTGCGCTGGAATCGTGGGACCTCTTCTCGGTGGCCCCCCCGGTTCCAGCAAAATAAAACGAGTACTGAGGCCCCCTGCACTGCCTGCTCCTTTGCGTCCTGACCCCAGAACCTGAATGGCGGGGATGGGAACTTCAGATGGGGGTTCAATGGCGGatgggagaggtggggggaggcagtAGGTGCCAACGGCGACGACCGAGGCCTGTGCGCCAAAGGATAGCTGGCGAAGGAGGCCCCCGCCTTCCTCCAAACACTCATGGACACCCCTGCCGCGTGCTGTGGTCTTTATTGGGGTTCGAATAAATATGGGCAGTGCCGGGCACCAGTCAGGGCGCGACACAGGGTCACCGGCAGCCGCACTCGGTGGCCACCATGTTGGGCACGTGGTGTGCACTGATGCGCTCCTCGGACAGGCTGATGAGCAGCTTGCCCGCGTAGGCCGTGGGCACGCAGCAGGGCGGGCGCTCCAGGGCGGCCCCGCGGGCCTGCATCTTCAGTAGCAGCACCACGTGGTTGCCATAGCGCGGGTTTCGGTCGGACTGCGGCCAGCCGCACTCACCTTGGCAGTTGTTCGCCTGGTACGTCTCGGGGATGAGCACTGAGCGCTCAGCGCGCAGATCTACGCTCAGCTGGTGCAGCGCGCAAGGCCCGCCGGCGGCCCCGGTCCCCGCGCTGCGCTGCGCCCGTGCCGGCCCGTAACGCTCCCGCCCGCGCCACTCGGCGCGCAGGCCCTGAAGTGCCTTTAGCAGAAGCAGCGCACGCAGCGGGCTTCCTGGGTCCCCCGGGGACCCCGGGCACAGCGCGAGCAGACGCGCCAGCAGCGGCGGGGCGGCGGGTGGCAGCCCTGGAAGGCCACGCAGCTCGGCGGCCGCCGCCTGCAGCTCGGCGGCGACGCGGCGCGTCAGTCCCGCGGCCCATGGCGCGGACACGGGTCCCTGCGGCTGCGGCGCGGGATCCACCGCGGCAGGCGGCAGCAGTAGCAGCAGGGGCTGCTCGCCATCGAGCAGGCGCTCCAGGGCCGCGGGGTCTGACAGGTTGACAAGGCTCTGCGGGAAGCCGGCTAGCGCTCCCGGGTCCACGGACAGGCGTGGAGGCGAGGCCGGGTCCGTGGGTCCCCGAAGCGCGCGCACCAGGCGCGTGAGCGTCTCGAGGAAGGGGTCGGTACTGGGCGGTGGCTCCTTAGGCTCCAGGGTCGGTCTGGAAGGCGAGGGCGGTCGGGTGTGTGCCCGAGGCGgcgcctcccccacctccccactctcCTGGGCCCAGCTAGCGCGCACCTGGACGACGGGAAAGGCAACGTGTCCAGTCGGCCATGCCCGGGCATGGGCGCGGGCCCCGGGCGCGGCAGCAGGAGCAGGGCCGGGGTCATCCGCGTGAAGCAGCGGGCGTCGGCGCCGAACAACAGCGACTGTAGCTGGGTGGTGCTCAGGAGGGCACCTGCGCAGGGGATTGGCTGGCTCAGGGGCTGGGCCCAGGGTAACCGCCCCAGTCCGCTCCCTCTCGATGGAGCCTACCTTCTTCGCGGTGCCGCAGGGTTAGGGCGAGCCCGGGGCCGCGCCAGGCCCCTGTGGGGTGGTCCACGGCAAGCGCCAGGTAGCGGGTGTCCCCGGACAGGCAGAGACTCTGAGGAGATTGGTGCTCAGCCTGGCTGGGCAGGGGGTGGTGGGAGCAGGGGTACCCCTGCTCTGTCGGTTGCCCTTCACGGTTCCACCCTGGACACCTGGAGCCTTTCTCTTCAGTGCAGACCCTTTGAAACCCGATCCCCCTCCCCTGCCATGGGTGAGGGCTCCTGGGGGCAGGGAAATGCCCCTCCACCCTGGTACCTGGGCACTGGGCAGCCCAGCCCCTGTGACAGTGACCTCAGGGCCGGGCCCGGGGTACAGCACCAGCAACGCCAACTCCGGGGAGCTGATTTCTCCAGGTGGGGGCTCCTGGAACCTCAGCGAGGGTGCTGGCTCCCACGTAACTGCCGCCAGGACAATGGGGAAAGGGGACGCCTGAGCCACTGAGGCCGAATCCCTCTTCCAAGTCTGTCCTGCAGCCCTGCAAGGAGCTCACCACCTCTAGGAGCCTTGGGGAGCTAGCGGGAGAGGTTGGACAACCCCAGACACCAGGTGCAGGACGTTGCCGGGAGTGGGGGGGTGGCTGGGAGGATTGACAGGGTCTCTGGGTTTGGGGAACTAGAGGTAGGCCCACAAGGATCACCTGGGCAGCTCCTTTCCAGGAAGTGGATCCGAGGCCAGTGGCCCCTGGGGATcggccacctcccaccccccggCTGCCTAGTGTGCAGAAGGGGCATTCCTCCACTGAACCTTTAGGAGTGCTGGCCCCACCCCCGGGCTCCTTCCAGATGGAGGCGGCACCTTCCCCAGCAATGCAGGAGAGATCTGGGAGCCCGGCACTGGGGACCATCAACCCCCAGATATGGCAAAGATAAGGGCACACACCTCTCCGGCCAGACCCACCGTCGAAGGGAGCAGGGCATCAGCAACTTccccaggaggctggggagggccCTGGGCTCTTACTTGGGAGAATGGTGGTCACCATGCAAACAAGTGGTGGTCGGGCACCAGAGTGGGGTCTCCCGCCCAGCCTGGGCCGTGGGCCCCCACATACCTTCCTCCAGGTGCAGGACCATCAGCCGCTGCCCCCTGGGCTCCCCCAGCCACTCTTGAAGCCACCGCAGAGGGCGCAGTGCAGCATGCCCATGGCTGGGGGTGCAGAGCCCAAAGGTAGCCAGGTCGCGGGGCCCCCACTGGGCGTGCCACACAGCTTCCAGGAAGGCCTGCTCATAGCGGCTCAGGGCCCCCACCACCCGCAGTGGGGTGCTGCTGCCGTTGCTGTCCCTGCCCAGTGCCACCAGGCACAGGGGGTCCTGCGGGCTGCCTGGGGGCCAGACACCCGCAGGCGACCAGTCCCAGTCTTGGTGGAAGATGAGACCCCCGGTGCCTGCAGGGGGCTCCCCAGGCAAGGCCTCCTCTCCAGGGGTCCTGGCCCTCAGCAGGGCCCCCATGGCCCACAGCACCAGGGCCAGCCGAGAGAGAGGTGCAGCCCGCATCCTGGGAGCTGCAAGGGGCTGGGCTGCCCCTGCTTATATGGACGGGTgagcctggtgtgtgtgtgctggaggACAGCCCGTATCTCCTCCTGGGATGTGACCTTGGGGGCCAGCACCCGTGTCTGCTGCAAGCCTGGGCCTCCTCAAAGCCCCTTCTGTTCCAGACCGCCCACCTCTATCTCCTTCCCACTAGTGATACAAAGTGTGGCCTGTGACTGATTTGTCCAATT comes from Rhinolophus ferrumequinum isolate MPI-CBG mRhiFer1 chromosome 18, mRhiFer1_v1.p, whole genome shotgun sequence and encodes:
- the AMH gene encoding muellerian-inhibiting factor; its protein translation is MRAAPLSRLALVLWAMGALLRARTPGEEALPGEPPAGTGGLIFHQDWDWSPAGVWPPGSPQDPLCLVALGRDSNGSSTPLRVVGALSRYEQAFLEAVWHAQWGPRDLATFGLCTPSHGHAALRPLRWLQEWLGEPRGQRLMVLHLEEVTWEPAPSLRFQEPPPGEISSPELALLVLYPGPGPEVTVTGAGLPSAQSLCLSGDTRYLALAVDHPTGAWRGPGLALTLRHREEGALLSTTQLQSLLFGADARCFTRMTPALLLLPRPGPAPMPGHGRLDTLPFPSSRPTLEPKEPPPSTDPFLETLTRLVRALRGPTDPASPPRLSVDPGALAGFPQSLVNLSDPAALERLLDGEQPLLLLLPPAAVDPAPQPQGPVSAPWAAGLTRRVAAELQAAAAELRGLPGLPPAAPPLLARLLALCPGSPGDPGSPLRALLLLKALQGLRAEWRGRERYGPARAQRSAGTGAAGGPCALHQLSVDLRAERSVLIPETYQANNCQGECGWPQSDRNPRYGNHVVLLLKMQARGAALERPPCCVPTAYAGKLLISLSEERISAHHVPNMVATECGCR
- the JSRP1 gene encoding junctional sarcoplasmic reticulum protein 1 — encoded protein: MEEAALLAVTMEEGPRAGDAGGRRSSYAWPSSPSYSSHRADWPRLLPPATCCCLSWGHPPSCPQGPAKRLWTHIWTHCFSDISMTTRALEELDGGLGNCQASADLSALDDRYPGRPQENRTRVMPRLADSSGWPQDSREPEAEGSPTGGVDARPKKTEKGPVAKVAPGPSKERLKTGATPRSPVRKKAQAVPPPQPPPPPPALSEELPWGDLSLNKCLVLASLVALLGSAFQLCHDVVSGEADAPAPVPEPWVPPSSAPKEPAPLLPTPVALVPPSGSPVPQVKAGKKTEVPGSTEAVEKDEGEATGKECSPLAHRGPKERQQKESPRKERRRKEERPRREERPRKAEKPRATREPRGVLPRGWEAREEGHRQWVRDSRDSEHRKRQAWASPRRPGEEDRPPGRQKHRSGKWRD